One Candidatus Nitrososphaera evergladensis SR1 genomic window carries:
- a CDS encoding CsbD family protein codes for MPLEVRGAIEQMIDLQITGMTAEDAAEKARAEFDKAKEKAKDALK; via the coding sequence TTGCCATTAGAAGTCAGAGGCGCTATTGAGCAGATGATAGATTTGCAAATAACAGGAATGACTGCAGAGGACGCCGCTGAGAAGGCCAGAGCTGAATTTGACAAAGCTAAGGAAAAGGCCAAGGATGCTCTGAAATAA
- a CDS encoding glycosyltransferase produces the protein MKRANIVHADLNPCGGAEQVAIATIQALTEMDLEVELTVARCPDISRLRNAFGARKVDVIFSRIKRINLLDTLLTIQSKNCHDGNDCGINDTITINTHGDVLPYYLPCFSKVNAITYCHYPIVPGLALRRDPSYLDYLRSLGMIKFSYPTSKVDTGGNGKITDNRYTENDYSLFWQDLQKTYLMMLKHSTIITNSTFSKDAIQRELSPMPPVSSSTVQVVSEPIVIPPPVSVEEFRRATLYSKEREDFVVVISRFNPSKKLENAITLANMLKKQRIGKGMIIAGGLMPEDSDYYHHIVNLAKEYDVSDYVKFKVNVTSDNLKTILRKGKVYFHPMPGEPFGISVAEAMSCGLIPIVPSVGGHNDFVPKRYRYVSLEDAVGKISFALSASQEDRTSISNLVTRFSEANYVKSIQRLVANVLQGIRASDNVAYAEDTIA, from the coding sequence GTGAAGAGGGCAAATATTGTACATGCAGATTTGAATCCATGCGGAGGAGCGGAGCAGGTAGCTATTGCTACAATTCAGGCGCTGACTGAAATGGATCTTGAAGTTGAGTTGACCGTCGCAAGGTGCCCTGATATTTCAAGATTAAGGAACGCATTTGGCGCCAGAAAAGTAGATGTCATTTTCAGTCGTATAAAGAGGATAAACCTGCTCGACACTTTGCTGACCATCCAGTCGAAAAACTGCCATGATGGCAATGACTGTGGCATCAATGATACAATCACGATAAACACTCATGGAGATGTACTGCCGTATTATCTTCCATGTTTTTCAAAGGTAAATGCCATCACATACTGCCATTATCCAATAGTACCTGGCCTTGCATTAAGGCGAGACCCTTCTTACCTGGACTATTTGAGGAGCCTTGGCATGATAAAGTTTAGCTACCCTACAAGCAAGGTCGATACTGGCGGCAATGGCAAAATTACTGACAATCGCTACACAGAGAATGACTACTCTCTCTTTTGGCAAGATCTTCAAAAAACATATCTAATGATGCTAAAACATTCTACCATCATAACTAATTCTACGTTCAGCAAGGATGCAATTCAAAGAGAGCTATCACCGATGCCGCCCGTTTCGTCATCAACCGTCCAAGTCGTGAGCGAGCCAATTGTTATTCCGCCGCCTGTCAGTGTCGAGGAGTTTCGCAGAGCGACGCTGTATTCGAAAGAAAGAGAGGATTTTGTAGTTGTTATATCACGCTTTAATCCAAGTAAGAAGCTAGAAAACGCCATCACTCTTGCAAACATGCTCAAGAAACAAAGGATTGGCAAAGGAATGATTATTGCTGGGGGACTGATGCCGGAAGACAGCGATTACTATCATCATATAGTGAATCTGGCAAAAGAATATGATGTATCAGATTATGTAAAATTCAAGGTCAATGTCACCTCCGACAACCTTAAAACAATTCTGCGCAAAGGAAAGGTTTACTTTCATCCCATGCCGGGGGAGCCATTTGGGATATCTGTGGCAGAGGCTATGAGTTGTGGGCTTATCCCCATCGTACCAAGTGTGGGAGGCCACAATGACTTTGTTCCGAAAAGATACAGATATGTATCTTTAGAAGATGCAGTAGGAAAGATTTCTTTCGCCTTGAGTGCTTCCCAAGAAGACCGAACGTCGATTAGCAATTTAGTAACCAGATTTTCTGAAGCAAATTATGTGAAAAGCATACAAAGATTGGTCGCCAATGTATTGCAAGGAATAAGGGCAAGTGACAATGTTGCCTATGCTGAAGACACTATTGCATGA
- a CDS encoding CBS domain-containing protein, producing MSSPLVTIGEDASVRNAIALMQSKQIRRLPVISSDGSVIGIVTLKTIIGNMPSHNIDLAELESSRSVAQRESVCPYCRSVIGKSETMVGHMEDTHMRR from the coding sequence ATGAGCTCACCACTTGTTACGATAGGTGAAGATGCATCTGTCAGAAACGCAATAGCTCTCATGCAATCAAAGCAAATACGAAGGCTGCCAGTGATAAGTTCGGATGGTTCAGTTATCGGTATAGTGACTCTCAAGACCATAATTGGTAACATGCCCAGCCACAACATTGATCTGGCAGAGCTGGAATCGTCACGCTCTGTAGCACAGCGGGAATCTGTATGCCCATACTGTAGGTCAGTGATAGGGAAAAGTGAAACCATGGTTGGTCATATGGAGGACACCCACATGCGAAGATAG
- a CDS encoding DUF72 domain-containing protein has product MQYYVGCSGWSYVAWQGPLYPRCLEQTKWLQHYAGIFDFVEIDSTFYSMPNPPRSKEMGEKYSSRL; this is encoded by the coding sequence GTGCAATATTATGTGGGCTGCAGCGGTTGGAGCTATGTTGCGTGGCAGGGCCCCCTTTATCCAAGGTGCTTGGAACAGACAAAATGGCTGCAGCATTATGCAGGCATCTTTGACTTTGTTGAAATCGACAGCACCTTTTACTCCATGCCAAATCCCCCTCGCAGTAAAGAGATGGGCGAAAAATACTCCAGTCGACTTTAG